The Thermanaerovibrio acidaminovorans DSM 6589 genome contains a region encoding:
- a CDS encoding DUF262 domain-containing protein, translated as MPSRGEIKSEKILVKDIFSGMWFRVPEYQRPYVWGREEISALLDDLTFAMTEKPDFEYFLGSFVFQSKPAAPDSGQEFDENDLLDGQQRLATLLMLFAVLRDLAEDPDAKDDCQKCIYQKASKYKNIPERTRLVFTIRDEVQKFIDEFVKADSGTDREKDLNQMVSKSADLSVRNMAAAILEIRRFFRENPNTKPEDLLQFLLNKVLLIYISTEDLEDAFRLFMILNDRGIPLRNSDILKSMNLGALEKQEEKVKYAKMWEEAESELGDDFDRFLNHVRTILVKDKSRLSLLQEFEDKIYNPKERDKATGQKKPVLLKKGRETFELIERYLGHYRTLLGGQNSDETGGSFAFDNLIKVMLTGLPATDWVPPLLRYFDKFKYDRILEFLKRLDNKFSADWICQYTPTDRIAAMNKIIQAIDDAHTVDDLFSTNVFDIDEGSLVRMLDGAVYGRRFARYLLLKLDYLYQNHDHRMHFETLSVEHVLPQNPTEDSQWVKDFSEEERNELTDKLGNLVLITRRKNSSLGRLDYSKKRKRYFEKNIDTCPNSLRVLQSEKWTPTELKANHQTVLKKLGEHYGINVDVVSAVKDVNTDGSELPSAE; from the coding sequence ATGCCGTCGCGAGGAGAGATAAAGAGCGAGAAGATACTGGTTAAGGACATCTTTTCTGGGATGTGGTTCCGCGTCCCAGAATACCAGCGCCCTTACGTGTGGGGCCGGGAAGAGATTTCCGCCCTTCTTGATGACCTAACATTTGCCATGACGGAAAAGCCCGATTTCGAGTATTTCCTGGGGTCGTTCGTGTTTCAATCCAAACCTGCGGCACCGGATAGCGGACAGGAGTTTGACGAAAACGATCTGCTCGACGGCCAACAGCGCCTGGCCACACTGCTCATGCTCTTTGCTGTGCTGCGCGATCTTGCTGAGGACCCCGATGCCAAGGATGACTGCCAGAAGTGCATCTATCAGAAAGCCAGCAAGTACAAGAACATTCCCGAGCGAACCCGCTTAGTTTTCACCATCCGTGATGAGGTGCAAAAGTTTATCGATGAGTTCGTGAAGGCCGATAGCGGTACGGATCGCGAGAAGGACCTCAACCAGATGGTCTCCAAAAGTGCCGACTTATCCGTACGCAACATGGCTGCGGCCATCCTCGAGATCCGCAGGTTCTTCCGCGAGAATCCGAACACGAAGCCCGAAGATCTGCTCCAGTTTCTCCTTAACAAGGTGCTTCTCATCTACATCTCGACTGAAGACCTTGAAGATGCCTTCCGGTTGTTCATGATTCTTAACGATCGGGGCATCCCACTTCGCAACAGCGACATTCTCAAGTCCATGAATCTCGGGGCATTGGAGAAACAGGAAGAGAAGGTCAAGTATGCCAAGATGTGGGAGGAAGCCGAAAGCGAGCTTGGGGATGACTTTGATCGATTCCTCAATCACGTGCGTACCATCCTGGTAAAGGACAAGAGCCGGCTGAGTCTCCTTCAGGAATTCGAGGACAAGATCTACAATCCCAAGGAACGGGACAAGGCGACAGGTCAGAAGAAACCCGTGCTCCTCAAGAAAGGGCGCGAGACATTTGAGCTGATCGAGCGATACCTAGGGCACTATCGGACCTTGCTGGGCGGTCAAAACTCCGACGAAACCGGCGGCAGTTTCGCGTTCGACAACCTTATAAAGGTCATGCTCACGGGGCTGCCTGCGACGGACTGGGTTCCGCCTTTGCTCAGGTATTTCGACAAGTTTAAATACGACCGCATTCTGGAGTTTTTGAAACGCCTCGATAACAAGTTCTCGGCCGACTGGATTTGCCAGTACACTCCCACGGACCGTATCGCTGCAATGAACAAGATCATCCAGGCAATTGATGACGCCCACACTGTGGACGACCTTTTTTCCACCAACGTTTTCGACATTGATGAAGGATCGCTTGTCCGAATGTTGGACGGAGCAGTATATGGCCGGCGATTTGCCCGATATCTGCTGCTGAAACTTGACTACCTCTACCAGAACCACGACCACAGGATGCATTTCGAGACTTTGTCCGTCGAGCATGTTCTGCCGCAAAACCCAACAGAAGACAGCCAGTGGGTCAAAGATTTTTCAGAAGAAGAGCGAAACGAGTTGACGGACAAGCTCGGCAACCTTGTACTCATCACCCGAAGGAAAAACTCGTCGCTAGGGCGGCTGGATTACTCGAAAAAACGCAAAAGGTACTTTGAGAAAAACATAGACACCTGCCCGAATTCCCTTCGTGTCTTGCAAAGTGAAAAATGGACTCCCACAGAACTGAAGGCAAATCACCAGACGGTCCTAAAAAAACTTGGAGAGCATTACGGAATCAACGTGGATGTGGTCTCCGCAGTCAAGGACGTGAATACTGATGGGTCGGAGCTGCCAAGTGCCGAATAG
- the pglZ gene encoding BREX-3 system phosphatase PglZ, which translates to MGSWRDQILSEFTPQVARLTLVADPDGLLLEEGVLEGIRERGFELIPFEDHVAFRYAYESKFRSRWDRGEKTDLVVVLRSPSSDLDALPYDLLQAGRKLSFNLGDLFPNLSYPVVAALDRADLDALFDAQAKHAPGQLGDNATKEFVLRHVFEIAPELIKQPSDLLRVLLRRHYRGMRIPAILDERFIQVLRQNGLFEDWPLEVIIPDAQAFFAFLQERWPVFLDSLAKPKDDAVHEDAADYGFEFPGPTLLPFDHHDVRIYIDNLFLEGLLQPVPHEQSQALAKTWVAYGIKVSPVENRRRRMEGLLVAIEKTIPTVEARHGEWLHFAYRWAELVALELEPDTTLPEEYRERLEALRSRIDSALTDWVVKRYASLINLPPAPPVMLHHIPRFLARSLGDDRRTKIAFLLVDGLALDQWIALRDVLGELDSKLRFRENAVFAWIPTITSVSRQAAFAGKPPIYFPASIHTTDKEPGLWTQFWVDQGLTQHEVAYAKGLGDGDLDEVSELLSRPRLRVVGLVIDKVDRIMHGMELGAAGMHNQVRQWARQGFMRDLLGLLHDRGFQVYLASDHGNIEAKGVGRPAEGAVADLRGERVRVYSDPRLRAQIKERFPESLEWPSVGLPEDYLALIAPNRAAFVRAAETLVGHGGISVEELLVPLVQIDRRDR; encoded by the coding sequence ATGGGTAGTTGGCGTGACCAAATCCTGAGTGAGTTCACACCCCAGGTGGCCCGGCTTACCCTGGTCGCGGATCCGGATGGCCTGCTCCTTGAAGAAGGTGTCCTCGAAGGGATCCGGGAACGGGGCTTTGAGCTGATCCCGTTCGAGGATCATGTCGCCTTTCGCTATGCCTACGAATCCAAGTTTCGCTCCCGCTGGGACCGTGGCGAGAAAACCGATCTGGTGGTGGTGCTGAGATCGCCTTCGAGCGATCTCGATGCCTTGCCCTACGACCTGCTGCAGGCTGGCCGCAAGCTCTCATTCAACCTGGGCGATCTCTTCCCGAATCTCAGCTACCCCGTGGTCGCAGCGCTCGACCGGGCTGATCTCGACGCCTTGTTCGATGCGCAGGCGAAGCACGCGCCGGGGCAGCTCGGCGACAACGCTACGAAGGAGTTCGTCCTTCGTCATGTGTTCGAGATCGCGCCGGAACTCATCAAGCAGCCATCGGACCTGCTCCGGGTCTTGCTGCGCCGCCATTACCGGGGCATGAGAATCCCGGCCATCCTCGATGAGCGCTTTATCCAGGTGCTTCGTCAAAACGGCCTGTTCGAGGATTGGCCTCTGGAAGTCATCATTCCCGACGCGCAAGCATTCTTTGCGTTCCTGCAGGAGCGCTGGCCGGTGTTCCTGGATTCGCTCGCAAAGCCGAAGGACGATGCCGTCCACGAGGACGCGGCGGACTACGGCTTCGAGTTCCCAGGACCGACGCTCTTGCCTTTCGACCACCACGATGTCCGCATTTACATCGACAACCTTTTCCTCGAGGGCTTGCTCCAGCCGGTTCCTCACGAGCAATCGCAAGCGCTCGCCAAGACCTGGGTGGCTTACGGCATCAAAGTCTCCCCCGTGGAGAACCGTCGCCGCCGCATGGAGGGGCTGCTGGTAGCAATCGAGAAGACGATCCCCACGGTGGAGGCGCGTCATGGGGAGTGGCTCCATTTCGCCTACCGTTGGGCGGAGCTCGTCGCCTTGGAGCTGGAGCCAGACACCACCCTGCCGGAAGAATACCGGGAGCGCCTGGAGGCATTGAGATCCCGGATCGATTCTGCGCTCACCGATTGGGTGGTGAAGCGCTACGCGAGCCTGATCAACCTTCCGCCCGCGCCGCCGGTGATGCTGCATCACATCCCGCGGTTCCTCGCCCGAAGCCTCGGAGACGACCGGCGCACGAAGATCGCTTTTCTGCTGGTGGACGGCCTCGCCCTGGACCAATGGATCGCCTTGCGCGATGTGCTCGGAGAGCTGGATTCAAAGCTGCGGTTCCGTGAGAACGCCGTTTTCGCCTGGATTCCCACCATCACCTCTGTTTCCCGGCAGGCCGCCTTTGCCGGCAAGCCACCGATCTACTTCCCGGCGAGTATCCATACCACAGACAAGGAGCCGGGCCTTTGGACGCAGTTCTGGGTCGATCAGGGGCTGACGCAGCATGAGGTGGCTTACGCCAAGGGGCTAGGCGACGGGGACCTGGACGAGGTCTCCGAGCTACTGAGCCGGCCCAGGCTACGTGTCGTCGGACTGGTCATCGACAAGGTCGACCGGATCATGCACGGCATGGAGCTGGGTGCGGCGGGCATGCACAACCAGGTTCGACAATGGGCCAGACAGGGATTCATGCGGGACCTTCTCGGCCTGCTTCATGACCGCGGTTTCCAGGTCTACCTTGCCTCGGACCACGGCAACATCGAGGCGAAAGGCGTGGGACGGCCTGCCGAAGGGGCGGTCGCGGACCTGCGCGGCGAGCGCGTGCGTGTCTACTCCGATCCCAGGCTCAGGGCTCAAATCAAGGAGCGATTCCCGGAGTCCCTGGAGTGGCCCTCGGTGGGCCTCCCAGAGGACTACCTCGCCCTCATCGCTCCGAACCGGGCTGCTTTCGTGCGGGCGGCTGAAACCCTCGTCGGTCATGGTGGCATTAGTGTCGAGGAACTGCTCGTCCCTCTTGTCCAGATCGATAGGAGGGACCGATGA